One stretch of Chryseobacterium fluminis DNA includes these proteins:
- a CDS encoding phytoene desaturase family protein: protein MKKEYDILVIGSGLGGLVSALILAKEGLKVCVLEKNNQYGGNLQTFSRDKLIFDTGVHYLGGLSEGQNLHQFFSYLGITDELKLEKMDVDGYDKITFGNDEIEYPHAQGYENFIEQLSKYFPDERENLENYCEEIQRICNHFPRYNVVASQSYSEEILHLNTKRFIESITGDKRLQSVLLGSNFLYGGDSESIPFYVHALTVNSYIQSAYKCINGGSQISKLLIKKLKEYGAEVYKHTEVIQLVFGENNVLTGAKTQSGKEYSAKQIISNIDIRSTLKLIGEERLRKSFLNRVLSWEPVSSCFSVYLVLRPDTVPNFNYNIYHYSSEKMVWNAQRYDEKVWPETYMLSSARSKHHPDFAESLTAISYMSFDEVREWEQTFNTVADEHTRGLLYEKFKAEKAEKMIDALEKKIPDIRNSIKNIYTSSPLSYRDYIGSFEGNMYGYIKSSENPLKTMVSPRTKIDNLFLTGQSVNMHGILGCTIGAFNTCAEILGKERIDDRLTQWINKNKSEGK, encoded by the coding sequence TTGAAAAAAGAATATGACATACTGGTGATCGGAAGTGGATTGGGAGGTCTTGTTTCGGCTCTGATTTTGGCCAAAGAAGGCCTGAAGGTCTGTGTTCTGGAGAAAAATAATCAGTACGGAGGAAATCTGCAGACATTCTCACGAGACAAACTTATTTTCGATACCGGCGTTCACTATCTCGGCGGACTTTCTGAAGGGCAGAATCTCCATCAGTTTTTTTCCTATCTGGGAATTACAGATGAACTTAAGCTCGAGAAAATGGATGTTGACGGATATGATAAGATTACTTTCGGCAATGATGAAATAGAATATCCCCATGCGCAGGGCTATGAAAATTTTATCGAACAGTTATCAAAATATTTTCCCGATGAAAGAGAAAATCTGGAAAACTACTGTGAAGAGATCCAAAGAATCTGCAACCATTTTCCACGGTATAATGTGGTAGCCAGCCAAAGCTACAGCGAGGAAATTCTCCATCTAAATACAAAAAGATTCATTGAGTCTATTACTGGGGATAAAAGATTACAGTCGGTATTATTGGGATCAAACTTCCTGTACGGAGGTGATTCTGAAAGTATTCCGTTTTATGTTCATGCGCTGACCGTCAATTCTTATATCCAAAGTGCTTATAAATGTATAAACGGAGGAAGCCAGATCTCAAAATTATTAATTAAAAAATTAAAAGAATACGGAGCTGAGGTGTATAAACATACTGAAGTTATCCAACTGGTATTTGGCGAAAATAATGTATTAACTGGTGCTAAAACCCAATCCGGGAAAGAATATTCTGCAAAACAGATCATTTCAAATATCGATATTCGCTCTACGCTTAAATTAATTGGGGAAGAGCGGTTAAGAAAATCCTTTCTGAACAGAGTGCTGAGCTGGGAGCCTGTTTCATCCTGCTTTAGTGTTTATCTGGTTCTGAGACCTGATACCGTTCCCAATTTTAACTATAATATATATCATTACTCATCAGAAAAAATGGTTTGGAATGCTCAGCGGTATGACGAAAAAGTATGGCCGGAAACCTACATGCTTTCGTCGGCGAGGAGCAAACATCATCCCGATTTTGCAGAGAGCCTTACTGCTATTTCCTATATGAGTTTCGATGAGGTGAGAGAGTGGGAACAGACCTTCAATACGGTAGCAGATGAACATACCAGAGGTCTTCTATACGAGAAATTCAAAGCAGAAAAAGCAGAAAAGATGATCGATGCTCTGGAAAAGAAGATTCCTGATATAAGAAACTCAATCAAAAATATATATACTTCTTCACCACTTTCTTATCGTGATTATATCGGAAGTTTTGAAGGGAATATGTACGGATATATAAAAAGTTCCGAAAACCCTCTGAAAACAATGGTTTCACCCCGTACCAAGATAGACAATCTCTTTCTGACAGGGCAGTCTGTCAATATGCACGGAATTTTGGGCTGTACCATCGGCGCATTCAATACCTGTGCTGAAATTCTTGGAAAAGAACGGATCGATGACCGGTTAACACAATGGATCAATAAGAATAAAAGTGAGGGTAAATAA
- a CDS encoding LpxL/LpxP family acyltransferase, producing MNKWKGKSKGTISGYKIFVWCIRNIGIRSSYAVLYFVAAYYFLFEKKSNRYISYYFKKRLHYSSRKTIASIFQSYFTFGKILIDKTAISAGLREKYTYEFDGIENLRNLLAEKKGGVLISAHIGNFEIAEHFFADIDFDCQINLVTTDQEITVIKEYLESVSVKKSNIKFIYVKDDMSHIFDINEALSKNELICFTGDRYFEGSKFLEGDLLGKSAKFPAGPFMIASRLGVPVVYVYVMKEKNLHYHLYARVAQNVKKRDAQGLLNSYTQNLESMLRKYPLQWFNYFDFWDDMD from the coding sequence ATGAACAAGTGGAAAGGTAAATCTAAAGGGACGATTTCAGGATATAAAATTTTCGTCTGGTGCATTAGAAATATCGGGATCCGAAGTTCATATGCAGTACTTTATTTTGTAGCGGCCTACTACTTCTTATTCGAAAAAAAAAGCAACCGGTACATTTCATATTATTTCAAAAAAAGACTTCACTACAGTTCACGAAAGACCATAGCTTCTATATTTCAAAGCTATTTTACCTTCGGGAAAATTCTGATTGATAAAACAGCTATTTCTGCCGGATTACGAGAAAAATATACGTATGAGTTTGACGGAATTGAAAATCTCCGGAATCTGTTAGCAGAAAAAAAGGGCGGCGTCTTAATCAGTGCCCATATCGGAAACTTTGAAATTGCAGAACATTTTTTTGCAGACATCGATTTCGACTGCCAGATTAACCTGGTGACAACAGATCAGGAGATTACTGTTATCAAAGAATATCTTGAAAGTGTTTCGGTGAAGAAAAGTAATATCAAATTCATTTATGTAAAGGACGATATGTCGCATATTTTCGATATTAATGAAGCTTTATCCAAAAATGAATTGATCTGCTTTACAGGAGATCGCTACTTTGAAGGTTCAAAATTCCTGGAAGGTGATTTACTGGGAAAAAGTGCAAAGTTTCCTGCCGGTCCTTTCATGATTGCTTCCAGACTGGGTGTTCCGGTAGTGTACGTATATGTAATGAAAGAGAAAAATCTTCATTATCATCTGTATGCGCGGGTAGCTCAAAACGTTAAAAAACGCGATGCCCAAGGGCTTTTGAATTCTTATACTCAAAATCTGGAGTCGATGCTCAGAAAATATCCGCTACAGTGGTTCAATTATTTTGATTTTTGGGATGATATGGATTAA
- a CDS encoding acyl carrier protein, with protein sequence MEREKIIAIVNDFLVNEFEVDGDDISNDANVKKTLGLDSLDYIDLVVVIESNFGVKLGEADFKKMVTFDDFYSTIQDKITEKNA encoded by the coding sequence ATGGAAAGGGAAAAGATTATTGCTATCGTCAACGACTTTTTAGTCAATGAATTTGAAGTGGACGGTGATGATATCAGCAATGATGCCAACGTAAAGAAAACACTGGGTTTAGACAGTCTGGATTATATTGATCTGGTGGTAGTAATCGAATCTAATTTCGGAGTAAAATTAGGTGAAGCAGACTTCAAAAAAATGGTCACTTTTGATGACTTTTATTCGACTATTCAAGATAAGATCACTGAAAAAAACGCGTAA
- a CDS encoding beta-ketoacyl-[acyl-carrier-protein] synthase family protein, with protein sequence MENRVVITGMGIYSCIGTSLEEVKESLYQGKSGIVLVDERKEFGFRSGLTGIVPKPDLKNLLSRRQRVSMGEESEYAYLATLDALKQADISQGFLDQYEVGILYGNDSVSKAVVESIDIAREKKDTTLMGSGAIFKSMNSTVTMNLSTIFKLRGINLTISAACASGSHSLGLAYMMIRNGFQDMIVCGGAQETNKYSMASFDGLGVFSVREDEPAKASRPFDQDRDGLIPSGGAASLIVESLESAQRRGATVLAEIVGYGFSSNGGHISTPNVDGPALAMNRALQQSGMQVSDIDYINAHATSTPIGDANEAKAIYEIFGSDVPVSSTKSMTGHECWMAGASEVIYSILMMQNDFVAPNINLENPDDEAKRINLITKTKSQKIDVFLSNSFGFGGTNSALIVKKFK encoded by the coding sequence ATGGAAAATAGGGTTGTAATTACCGGAATGGGAATTTATTCCTGCATCGGAACTTCTTTGGAGGAAGTGAAGGAATCCCTGTATCAAGGAAAATCCGGAATCGTTCTGGTAGATGAAAGAAAAGAGTTTGGTTTCAGATCAGGGCTGACAGGTATTGTTCCAAAACCGGATCTGAAAAATCTTTTGAGCAGAAGACAACGGGTGAGCATGGGGGAAGAAAGCGAATATGCTTATCTCGCAACACTGGATGCTTTAAAGCAGGCTGATATAAGCCAGGGCTTCTTAGATCAGTACGAGGTCGGAATTTTATATGGAAACGACAGTGTTTCTAAGGCAGTGGTAGAATCTATCGACATTGCAAGAGAAAAAAAGGATACCACTTTAATGGGTTCAGGAGCCATCTTCAAATCAATGAATTCCACCGTAACCATGAATCTGTCTACGATTTTTAAGTTAAGAGGAATCAATCTTACCATCAGTGCCGCCTGTGCAAGCGGATCTCATTCTTTAGGACTGGCCTATATGATGATCAGGAACGGGTTTCAGGATATGATTGTTTGTGGAGGTGCTCAGGAAACCAACAAATATTCAATGGCAAGTTTTGACGGATTAGGCGTTTTTTCAGTAAGAGAAGATGAGCCGGCAAAAGCTTCAAGACCTTTTGATCAAGATAGAGACGGCTTAATTCCCAGTGGAGGTGCCGCTTCTTTAATTGTTGAAAGTTTAGAATCAGCCCAGAGAAGAGGAGCTACAGTTTTAGCGGAAATTGTTGGCTATGGTTTTTCTTCTAACGGAGGACATATTTCCACACCCAATGTTGACGGTCCGGCTTTAGCGATGAACAGAGCTTTACAGCAGTCGGGTATGCAGGTGTCGGATATTGATTATATCAATGCTCACGCAACTTCTACGCCTATAGGTGATGCAAATGAGGCAAAAGCTATTTACGAAATTTTCGGAAGTGATGTTCCGGTAAGCTCTACCAAATCAATGACCGGTCACGAATGCTGGATGGCGGGTGCCAGTGAAGTGATTTATTCGATCCTGATGATGCAGAATGATTTTGTTGCGCCCAACATCAACCTTGAAAACCCCGATGATGAAGCGAAGAGGATAAATTTAATCACCAAAACAAAAAGTCAAAAAATTGACGTATTTTTGTCGAATTCTTTCGGATTTGGGGGAACCAATTCCGCATTAATCGTTAAAAAATTTAAATAA
- the fabG gene encoding 3-oxoacyl-ACP reductase FabG codes for MKCAIVTGGSRGIGRAICIKLAEEKTENILINYTSNEAAAKETLAKVQELGATGEILKFDVGNAEETLKVLTEWQDRNPKAVVEIIVNNAGITRDGLFMWMPSEDWNSVINTSLNGFFNVTNFFIQKLLRNKYGRIINMVSVSGVKGTAGQTNYSAAKGALVGATKALAQEVAKRNVTVNAVAPGFIRTDMTQDFNEDELKAMIPANRFGEAEEVADLVAFLASKKSSYITGEVININGGIYS; via the coding sequence ATGAAATGTGCAATCGTCACAGGAGGCTCCAGAGGAATCGGAAGAGCAATCTGTATAAAACTGGCAGAAGAAAAAACTGAGAATATTCTAATTAATTATACTTCCAATGAAGCTGCAGCAAAGGAAACTTTAGCCAAAGTGCAGGAATTGGGTGCTACCGGAGAAATTCTTAAATTCGATGTAGGCAATGCAGAAGAAACGCTGAAAGTATTAACCGAATGGCAGGACCGTAATCCGAAGGCAGTCGTAGAAATCATTGTGAATAATGCAGGGATCACCAGAGACGGATTATTTATGTGGATGCCCAGTGAAGACTGGAATTCGGTAATCAATACAAGTCTCAATGGTTTTTTCAATGTGACCAATTTCTTTATTCAGAAACTGCTTCGTAATAAATACGGGAGAATTATCAATATGGTTTCGGTTTCCGGAGTAAAAGGAACGGCAGGACAAACTAATTACTCTGCCGCCAAAGGTGCCCTTGTTGGTGCTACAAAAGCACTCGCTCAGGAAGTAGCTAAAAGAAATGTTACGGTGAATGCCGTAGCCCCGGGCTTCATCCGTACCGATATGACGCAGGATTTCAATGAAGATGAACTGAAAGCAATGATTCCGGCCAACAGATTTGGTGAAGCAGAAGAAGTTGCGGATCTGGTCGCATTTTTAGCTTCTAAAAAATCATCGTACATCACAGGTGAAGTCATTAATATTAACGGAGGGATCTACTCATAA
- a CDS encoding HAL/PAL/TAL family ammonia-lyase, whose translation MKINNFLELNDFKKIIIENEKIELDETLLARVDESFQFLKDFSKNKVIYGVNTGFGPMAQFKISDEDTHQLQYNLIRSHSSGIGNPLPPQEVKACMLARLNTLSLGNSGVHHSVVHLLKELINRDITPLIFEHGGVGASGDLVQLAHLALVLIGEGEVFYKGERKTTKEVFETEGLEPIQVEIREGLALMNGTSVMSGVGIVNAYKANQLTEISIKLSCAINEIVQAYDDHLSAALNGTKRHDGQQKVAERMRAHLSDSQLIRKREDHLYTHFEEQEKIFKEKVQEYYSLRCVPQILGPVLDTLEYTEKVLENEINSANDNPIINVEDQHVYHGGNFHGDYISLEMDKLKIVVTKLTMLAERQLNYLLNAKINEILPPFVNLGKLGFNFGMQGVQFTATSTTAESQMLSNPMYVHSIPNNNDNQDIVSMGTNAAVICRKVIENAFEVLTIEAITIVQAIEYLEFKDKVSSSTKALYDEIRKIIPAFSDDMVMYPYLEEVKKYLKTI comes from the coding sequence ATGAAAATAAATAACTTTTTAGAACTGAACGACTTTAAAAAAATTATCATTGAGAATGAAAAAATAGAACTGGATGAAACACTTCTTGCCAGAGTGGATGAAAGTTTTCAGTTTTTAAAGGATTTTTCGAAAAATAAAGTAATATATGGTGTAAATACCGGTTTTGGACCTATGGCACAGTTCAAGATCAGTGATGAAGACACGCATCAGCTCCAGTATAACCTGATCAGAAGCCATTCTTCAGGAATCGGAAATCCACTTCCGCCACAGGAGGTGAAGGCCTGTATGCTGGCAAGATTAAATACCCTGTCACTTGGGAATTCGGGTGTTCATCATTCCGTAGTTCATTTGCTTAAAGAATTGATAAACAGGGATATTACTCCGCTGATCTTTGAACACGGAGGTGTGGGAGCAAGTGGTGACCTGGTCCAATTGGCTCACCTGGCTCTTGTTTTGATTGGTGAAGGAGAAGTGTTTTATAAAGGCGAACGAAAAACGACAAAAGAAGTTTTCGAAACAGAAGGACTGGAGCCTATCCAGGTTGAAATCAGGGAAGGACTGGCTTTAATGAACGGAACTTCTGTGATGTCAGGGGTAGGAATTGTTAACGCGTATAAAGCCAATCAGTTAACGGAGATTTCAATTAAACTGTCCTGTGCGATTAATGAAATTGTTCAGGCTTACGACGATCACTTATCAGCCGCTTTGAATGGTACAAAAAGGCATGACGGTCAGCAGAAAGTTGCGGAAAGAATGAGGGCTCACTTATCGGACAGTCAGCTGATCAGAAAAAGAGAAGACCATTTGTATACTCATTTCGAAGAACAGGAAAAAATATTTAAAGAAAAAGTTCAGGAATATTATTCCCTAAGATGTGTTCCGCAGATTTTAGGACCTGTATTAGATACTCTGGAATACACAGAAAAAGTTTTGGAAAACGAAATCAATTCAGCCAATGATAACCCGATCATCAATGTTGAAGATCAACACGTATATCACGGCGGAAACTTTCACGGAGATTATATCTCTCTGGAAATGGACAAACTGAAAATTGTTGTTACAAAACTGACCATGCTGGCAGAAAGACAATTAAATTATCTGTTAAATGCTAAAATTAACGAAATTTTGCCTCCATTCGTTAATTTGGGAAAACTGGGCTTCAATTTCGGGATGCAGGGCGTTCAGTTTACGGCAACTTCTACTACAGCAGAAAGCCAGATGCTGTCTAATCCAATGTACGTTCACAGTATTCCGAATAATAATGACAATCAGGATATTGTGAGTATGGGTACCAATGCAGCCGTGATTTGCAGAAAAGTGATCGAAAATGCTTTTGAAGTATTAACGATCGAAGCGATTACGATTGTTCAGGCTATAGAATATCTCGAATTTAAAGATAAAGTTTCCTCTTCGACGAAAGCGCTGTACGATGAAATAAGAAAGATCATTCCTGCGTTCTCAGATGATATGGTAATGTACCCATATCTCGAGGAAGTAAAAAAATATTTAAAAACAATATAA
- a CDS encoding NAD(P)/FAD-dependent oxidoreductase: MSKEFVDVLVIGAGPSGCVSSSYLKKNNVNVKVVEKTKFPRLVVGESLIPRVMDHFEEAGLFPALNKMGFEKKLGARFLRGDEVCIFDFSNKFGEGWDWTWQVPRADFDHTLAQEVMNKGIDLEFETEVIGIEFNGTDSVTTVKNKEGETKEIHAKFVIDSSGYGRVLPRLLDLEKPSKLAPHSAIFSHVKDINREEGTEGTLISFDIIETEVWLWVIPFSNGNTSIGIVGPTEYIDQLSENGNTAEALRKAISLSDYYVKRFGDTEFLFDPKLLKDYSCSVKSLFGDGFALTGNASEFLDPVFSSGMAFATEGGMTAAKLALRQLNGEKVDWQTEFADYILYGVDVFTTYVKEWYTGNLQELFFHQPENPDVKRKICAVLAGYVWDRKNTFVRIHDTAIKNLADFIRTEKMQS, translated from the coding sequence ATGAGCAAAGAATTTGTTGACGTTCTCGTAATCGGAGCAGGGCCTTCCGGATGCGTATCTTCTTCATACTTAAAGAAGAACAACGTCAACGTAAAGGTTGTCGAAAAGACAAAGTTCCCCAGGCTGGTCGTCGGCGAAAGCTTAATTCCAAGAGTAATGGACCATTTTGAAGAAGCAGGCTTATTTCCGGCTTTAAATAAAATGGGATTTGAAAAGAAATTGGGGGCCCGTTTTTTACGGGGTGATGAAGTCTGCATCTTTGATTTCAGCAATAAGTTTGGCGAGGGCTGGGACTGGACCTGGCAGGTGCCTCGCGCTGACTTTGATCATACCCTGGCTCAGGAAGTTATGAATAAAGGCATCGATCTTGAATTTGAAACCGAAGTCATCGGGATCGAATTTAACGGAACTGATTCGGTTACAACCGTAAAAAATAAAGAGGGAGAAACGAAGGAAATCCATGCAAAATTCGTGATCGACTCCAGCGGGTACGGAAGAGTTCTGCCCCGTCTTTTAGATCTGGAGAAACCTTCTAAATTAGCACCCCATTCTGCCATTTTCTCACATGTAAAAGACATTAACAGAGAAGAAGGAACAGAGGGAACACTGATTTCTTTTGATATTATCGAAACGGAAGTGTGGCTTTGGGTCATTCCTTTCTCGAACGGTAATACAAGTATAGGCATCGTTGGCCCTACAGAATATATTGATCAGCTGTCTGAAAACGGAAACACCGCTGAAGCGCTGCGAAAAGCCATTTCGCTCTCGGATTATTATGTAAAACGTTTCGGGGATACAGAATTTCTTTTTGATCCCAAGCTTCTGAAAGACTATTCATGTTCGGTAAAAAGCTTATTCGGAGACGGATTTGCCCTTACCGGAAATGCTTCGGAATTCCTGGATCCTGTTTTTTCTTCAGGGATGGCATTTGCTACGGAAGGCGGAATGACCGCTGCTAAATTAGCTTTACGACAGCTGAATGGCGAAAAAGTTGACTGGCAGACAGAATTCGCAGATTATATTTTGTATGGAGTAGATGTTTTTACCACCTACGTAAAAGAATGGTACACCGGAAATCTTCAGGAACTGTTTTTCCATCAGCCGGAAAATCCGGACGTAAAAAGAAAAATCTGTGCAGTTTTAGCAGGATACGTCTGGGACAGGAAAAATACGTTTGTCAGAATACACGATACCGCAATCAAAAATCTTGCGGACTTTATCAGAACAGAAAAAATGCAGTCATAA
- a CDS encoding phenylacetate--CoA ligase family protein: MEFYPPIEKSEIQEIKKFQEQKLQELLVYLDNNSPFYQKLFKQNNINIAAIRTLEDLKKVPTTSKNDIQQNNDDFFCIPPDKIVDYSTTSGTLGDPVTFGLSDHDLERLAYNEAISFVCAGIRKGDVVQMITTIDKRFMAGLAYFLGLRKMGASVVRMGPGIPELQWDSIFRYKPKYLITVPSFLLKMIDYAEKHGIDYKNSSVYGAVCIGESIKNQDFTDNILSQKIKEKWNIKLFSTYASTEMSTAFTECEHQIGGHQHPELIITEILDDEGNIAQEGESGELTITTLGVEALPLLRFRTGDIVKPHYEPCPCGRNTMRLGPVIGRKQQMIKYKGTTLYPPAMNDILNDFNRILCYQIVIHSNDIGLDEIIIKISTDSGSENFVSEVRDHFRAKLRVSPKIEIIDFDILSKTVFNPNSRKPITFIDLR; encoded by the coding sequence TTGGAATTCTATCCGCCCATCGAAAAATCAGAAATTCAGGAAATAAAAAAGTTTCAGGAGCAAAAGCTTCAGGAGCTGTTGGTTTATCTTGATAACAATTCTCCGTTTTATCAGAAATTATTTAAACAAAATAATATCAATATTGCTGCGATCCGGACGTTGGAAGATTTAAAGAAAGTTCCTACGACTTCAAAAAACGATATTCAGCAGAATAATGATGACTTTTTCTGCATTCCTCCTGATAAAATTGTAGATTACAGTACGACTTCAGGAACATTGGGTGATCCGGTAACTTTCGGACTTTCGGATCATGATCTGGAGAGGCTTGCCTACAACGAAGCGATTTCTTTTGTCTGCGCAGGAATCAGGAAGGGTGATGTAGTTCAGATGATTACGACGATTGATAAAAGGTTCATGGCAGGTTTGGCATATTTTTTAGGACTGAGGAAAATGGGAGCGAGTGTTGTCAGAATGGGCCCCGGAATTCCCGAGCTTCAGTGGGACTCTATTTTCAGATATAAACCGAAATATCTCATTACCGTACCGTCATTTCTCTTAAAAATGATTGATTATGCCGAAAAACATGGAATTGATTATAAAAACTCCAGTGTTTATGGCGCGGTTTGTATCGGAGAAAGCATCAAAAATCAGGATTTTACGGACAATATCCTATCTCAGAAAATTAAAGAAAAGTGGAATATTAAGCTTTTCTCGACATATGCTTCTACGGAAATGAGCACCGCTTTTACGGAATGTGAGCATCAGATCGGCGGACATCAGCATCCCGAGCTCATTATCACGGAAATTCTGGATGACGAAGGCAATATCGCTCAGGAAGGAGAAAGCGGAGAATTAACGATCACTACTTTAGGGGTAGAGGCACTCCCTTTGTTAAGGTTCAGAACAGGAGATATTGTAAAACCACACTACGAACCCTGCCCGTGTGGCAGAAACACGATGAGGCTGGGACCTGTTATCGGAAGAAAGCAGCAGATGATAAAATACAAGGGAACGACTTTGTATCCTCCGGCTATGAATGATATTTTAAATGACTTTAATCGCATTTTATGCTATCAGATTGTTATTCATTCCAATGACATCGGATTGGATGAGATTATCATTAAAATAAGCACAGACAGCGGATCTGAGAATTTTGTCAGTGAAGTAAGAGACCATTTTCGTGCAAAATTAAGGGTAAGCCCGAAAATTGAAATTATTGATTTTGATATTTTATCTAAGACAGTCTTTAATCCAAACAGCAGAAAGCCGATTACGTTTATAGATCTCAGATAA